One window of Streptomyces sp. NBC_00273 genomic DNA carries:
- a CDS encoding cupin domain-containing protein, with amino-acid sequence MTIEQDDTALGRARVSDTPKLTAYYEELATLDAGALWTVANDIEPWYPQPRSVPVLWRYADLRPLVHKALGLVKGDDAGRRVVMLVNPGRKEVSAAAGLLYTGLQIMGPGEAMTAHRHQAAALRFVHEGTGAWTVVDGQKLKVGPRDFAITPNGTWHEHGNDADDAPVIWQDGLDIPLVNALDAGFYEVHPELYQTPGKVINSSVLTYAANLLPYGAEQWTRPYSPLLAYPWEPTYEALRGLAKATEGSPYDGVIAEYTNPVTGGPVMPTMGAHMQLLRPGQATLAHRHTGSVIYTAAKGHGVSVIAGQRFEWKQGDIFCVPSWAWHEHHNLDPAEDACLFSFNDFPVMRSLGFHREEAYADNGGHQPTT; translated from the coding sequence ATGACCATCGAGCAGGACGACACCGCGCTCGGCCGCGCCCGGGTGTCCGACACCCCCAAGCTCACCGCGTACTACGAGGAGCTCGCCACCCTCGACGCGGGCGCACTGTGGACCGTCGCCAACGACATCGAGCCCTGGTACCCGCAGCCCCGTTCCGTGCCCGTGCTGTGGCGCTACGCGGACCTGCGCCCCCTGGTCCACAAGGCCCTCGGCCTCGTCAAGGGCGACGACGCCGGCCGCCGGGTCGTCATGCTCGTCAACCCGGGCCGCAAGGAGGTCAGCGCCGCCGCCGGACTCCTCTACACCGGGCTCCAGATCATGGGCCCCGGCGAGGCCATGACCGCACACCGCCACCAGGCCGCGGCCCTGCGCTTCGTCCACGAGGGCACCGGGGCCTGGACGGTCGTCGACGGCCAGAAGCTGAAGGTCGGCCCGCGCGACTTCGCCATCACCCCCAACGGCACCTGGCACGAGCACGGCAACGACGCCGACGACGCCCCCGTCATCTGGCAGGACGGACTCGACATCCCCCTGGTCAACGCCCTGGACGCCGGGTTCTACGAGGTCCATCCCGAGCTCTACCAAACCCCCGGAAAGGTCATCAACTCCTCGGTCCTCACCTACGCGGCGAACCTGCTGCCCTACGGGGCGGAGCAGTGGACCCGGCCCTACTCGCCGCTGCTCGCCTATCCCTGGGAGCCCACGTACGAAGCCCTGCGGGGCCTCGCGAAGGCGACCGAGGGCTCCCCGTACGACGGGGTCATCGCCGAGTACACCAACCCGGTGACGGGTGGCCCGGTCATGCCGACCATGGGCGCCCACATGCAGCTCCTGCGCCCCGGCCAGGCCACCCTCGCCCACCGCCACACCGGCTCGGTGATCTACACGGCGGCCAAGGGCCACGGCGTCTCGGTGATCGCCGGACAGCGCTTCGAGTGGAAGCAGGGCGACATCTTCTGCGTCCCGTCCTGGGCCTGGCACGAGCACCACAACCTCGACCCGGCCGAGGACGCCTGCCTCTTCTCCTTCAACGACTTCCCGGTCATGCGCTCGCTCGGCTTCCACCGGGAAGAGGCGTACGCCGACAACGGCGGCCACCAGCCCACCACCTGA
- a CDS encoding alpha/beta hydrolase — protein MTQSPPAEIDIADMTWPPPPYRSPVPPVTGTDGVRRFDGITYATTPGYRPRLLDVQVPAGEGPFPAVVWIHGGGWLDGDRRYPPPTVPADLLHGAVRAAGLALVSIDYRHSLEAPFPAQLHDVKAAIRYVRAFAGDLGIDPDRIGVWGESAGGHLAALAGLVGPHSPQGAALEGAEGVGSGESGVRAVVDWYGVADLVTLAEHPLPPMPTAPGTEFPDPYEALLGATVAERPDLARAASPVTYADGSNPPPFLLVHGTHDGLVPYSQSEALAAALESAGGEVTLQPVEGADHIFLGSCDIPAIVEGGVGFLARHLGAAV, from the coding sequence ATGACGCAATCTCCTCCCGCCGAGATCGACATCGCCGACATGACCTGGCCGCCCCCGCCGTACCGGTCCCCCGTACCGCCCGTGACCGGCACGGACGGCGTCCGCCGCTTCGACGGGATCACCTACGCGACCACGCCCGGCTACCGCCCCCGGCTGCTCGACGTCCAGGTGCCCGCCGGCGAAGGCCCGTTCCCGGCGGTCGTCTGGATCCACGGCGGCGGCTGGCTGGACGGCGACCGCCGCTACCCGCCGCCGACCGTCCCCGCCGACCTGCTGCACGGGGCGGTACGGGCGGCCGGCCTCGCACTCGTCTCCATCGACTACCGGCACAGCCTCGAAGCACCCTTCCCGGCCCAGCTGCACGATGTGAAGGCCGCGATCCGCTACGTCCGCGCGTTCGCCGGTGACCTCGGCATCGACCCGGACCGGATCGGCGTCTGGGGCGAGTCGGCGGGCGGTCACCTGGCCGCCCTCGCCGGCCTCGTCGGCCCCCACAGCCCGCAGGGCGCGGCGCTGGAGGGCGCGGAAGGCGTCGGCTCCGGCGAGAGCGGGGTGCGTGCCGTCGTCGACTGGTACGGCGTCGCCGACCTCGTCACCCTGGCCGAGCACCCCCTGCCGCCCATGCCGACGGCGCCCGGGACGGAGTTCCCCGATCCCTACGAGGCCCTGCTCGGTGCCACCGTCGCCGAGCGGCCGGACCTGGCACGGGCCGCGAGCCCGGTGACGTACGCGGACGGCTCGAATCCGCCGCCGTTCCTGCTGGTGCACGGCACGCACGACGGCCTGGTCCCCTACAGCCAGAGCGAGGCCCTCGCCGCGGCCCTCGAGAGCGCCGGGGGCGAGGTCACCCTGCAGCCGGTGGAGGGCGCCGACCACATCTTCCTCGGCTCCTGCGACATCCCCGCCATCGTCGAGGGGGGCGTGGGCTTCCTGGCCCGGCACCTCGGCGCGGCGGTCTGA
- a CDS encoding LacI family DNA-binding transcriptional regulator yields the protein MTRDTHVPASITSADVARLAGVSRATVSFVLNDTQGHRVSSGTRARVLDAAKQLGYVPHAAARSLRAGRSNLVLMPSSISAIGRLVSDWVDDLHSELDRFGYTAVLHAGRFADPLDAARAWAELRPAAVVALDGDRFTAQAAEVLVRAGVRGLLAFASRPVEGVYTVGFDHTRIGATAAEHLIARGRTRIGVVMPQERGLGTLAEPRLAGAESVAARHLATVTPVELSYTRESASALARRWRSLDLDAAFTYNDEYAALLLHALQAEGITVPDEVALVGCDDLVLSTLQRPALTTVRLDMPSAAQIADAVHELIETGTAAPVPAVKPVLVHRLTS from the coding sequence ATGACCAGAGACACCCACGTCCCCGCATCCATCACCAGCGCCGACGTGGCCCGCCTCGCCGGGGTGTCGCGTGCCACGGTCTCCTTCGTCCTGAACGACACCCAGGGGCACCGGGTGAGCTCCGGTACCCGTGCCCGGGTGCTCGACGCGGCCAAGCAGCTCGGCTACGTACCGCACGCGGCCGCCCGGTCCCTGCGCGCCGGCCGCAGCAACCTCGTCCTGATGCCCTCGTCGATCTCCGCGATCGGCCGCCTCGTCAGCGACTGGGTCGACGACCTGCACAGCGAGCTCGACCGCTTCGGCTACACGGCCGTCCTGCACGCGGGTCGCTTCGCCGACCCCCTCGATGCCGCCCGGGCCTGGGCCGAACTGCGCCCCGCGGCCGTCGTCGCCCTGGACGGCGACCGCTTCACCGCCCAGGCGGCCGAGGTACTGGTCCGCGCGGGGGTGCGCGGCCTGCTGGCCTTCGCGTCCCGTCCCGTCGAGGGGGTGTACACCGTCGGCTTCGACCACACCCGGATCGGTGCCACAGCGGCCGAGCACCTCATCGCCCGCGGCCGGACCCGGATCGGCGTGGTCATGCCCCAGGAACGCGGCCTCGGCACCCTCGCCGAACCCCGCCTCGCGGGCGCCGAGTCGGTGGCGGCCCGGCACCTGGCCACCGTCACCCCGGTGGAACTGTCCTACACCCGGGAGTCCGCGAGCGCGCTCGCCCGGCGCTGGCGGAGCCTCGATCTGGACGCAGCCTTCACCTACAACGACGAGTACGCCGCCCTGCTGCTGCACGCGCTGCAGGCCGAGGGGATCACCGTGCCGGACGAGGTCGCCCTGGTCGGCTGTGACGACCTGGTCCTCTCGACGCTCCAGAGGCCCGCGCTCACCACGGTCCGGCTGGACATGCCGTCGGCGGCGCAGATCGCGGACGCGGTGCACGAGCTGATCGAGACCGGCACGGCGGCGCCGGTGCCGGCCGTGAAGCCGGTCCTGGTCCACCGCCTGACCTCCTGA
- a CDS encoding oxidoreductase, whose translation MRVAVIGGGPGGLYFAALTKQLSPHWEVTVWERNAPDDTFGFGVVFSDETLDGIAQADREVYEAMSAEFARWTDIDVRHRGSTLTSGGHGFAALGRQHLLRILQQRCADLAVDVRYRTQSPPAAELAADYDLVVACDGVRSATRAAYADTFAPDLDERSGRYMWLGTDKVFEAFTFIVDEQEFGTLQVHAYPYDATRSTFIVEMAEDAWRRAGFEEFADRDHPAGTSDEDSIRRCEELLAAHLDGHRLIPNNSKWLRFTTVRNTTWRHENVVLLGDAAHTAHFSIGSGTKLAMEDALVLAASLHEHPDVPTALAAYEQERRPVVESTQRAAQASLEWFERIDRYTGQDPHQFAFNLLTRSRRVTYDNLRVRDEGFTTAVNRSSAVPPMFRPYPLGGLLLRNRVVVPPTALHTARDGVPGDFDLVHLSTQAVGGAGLVLAGMTAVSADGRATPGCPGLWNDEQEAAWKRLTDFVHGQSDTCLGIQLTHAGRRAATHGGGQPVAASALPWDERSPVPREADRADMDALVRDFTAAARRADRAGFDALELQYGHGHLLSGFLSPLTNLRTDEYGGDLAGRLRLPLEVLRAVREAWPAGKALLVRISAADWAEGGTTEADAVRIAGALAEAGADAIDVSTGEVVAHERPRYGRSYQTPYADLIRNATGVPTIAVGAISTYDDVNSIVLAGRADLCGVGRAQLHDPLWTLHAAAAQGYQGPAAPWARAWRAGSGRPPSARTDRIPPRLELLRQPAGSVHRRWLPRTAVPAHP comes from the coding sequence GTGCGCGTCGCAGTCATAGGAGGAGGGCCCGGCGGACTGTACTTCGCGGCCCTCACCAAGCAGCTCTCCCCGCATTGGGAGGTCACCGTCTGGGAACGCAACGCCCCCGACGACACCTTCGGCTTCGGGGTCGTCTTCTCCGACGAGACGCTCGACGGCATCGCCCAGGCCGACCGCGAGGTCTACGAGGCGATGTCGGCCGAGTTCGCCCGCTGGACCGACATCGACGTCCGCCACCGGGGGAGCACCCTGACCTCGGGCGGCCACGGCTTCGCCGCCCTCGGCCGGCAGCACCTCCTGCGGATCCTCCAGCAGCGCTGCGCCGACCTGGCGGTGGACGTCCGCTACCGCACCCAGTCCCCGCCCGCGGCCGAACTCGCCGCCGACTACGACCTGGTGGTGGCGTGCGACGGCGTCCGGTCGGCCACCCGCGCCGCCTACGCCGACACCTTCGCCCCCGACCTCGACGAGCGCTCCGGCCGCTACATGTGGCTCGGCACGGACAAGGTCTTCGAGGCCTTCACCTTCATCGTCGACGAGCAGGAGTTCGGCACCCTCCAGGTGCACGCGTACCCCTACGACGCCACCCGCTCCACCTTCATCGTGGAGATGGCGGAGGACGCGTGGCGGCGCGCCGGCTTCGAGGAGTTCGCCGACCGCGACCATCCGGCCGGCACCAGCGACGAGGACAGCATCCGGCGCTGCGAGGAACTCCTCGCGGCCCACCTCGACGGCCACCGCCTGATCCCCAACAACTCCAAGTGGCTGCGCTTCACCACGGTCCGCAACACGACCTGGCGGCACGAGAACGTCGTCCTGCTCGGCGACGCCGCCCACACCGCGCACTTCTCCATCGGCTCCGGCACCAAGCTCGCCATGGAGGACGCCCTCGTGCTCGCGGCCAGCCTGCACGAGCACCCCGACGTGCCGACCGCCCTCGCCGCCTACGAGCAGGAGCGCAGGCCGGTGGTGGAATCCACCCAGCGCGCGGCCCAGGCCAGCCTGGAATGGTTCGAGCGCATCGACCGCTACACCGGCCAGGACCCGCACCAGTTCGCCTTCAACCTCCTCACCCGCAGCCGCCGCGTCACCTACGACAACCTGCGCGTGCGCGACGAGGGCTTCACCACCGCGGTCAACCGCTCCTCGGCCGTGCCGCCGATGTTCCGCCCCTACCCGCTGGGCGGCCTGTTGCTGCGCAACCGGGTCGTCGTACCGCCCACCGCCCTGCACACCGCGCGCGACGGGGTCCCCGGCGACTTCGACCTCGTCCACCTGAGCACGCAGGCAGTCGGCGGCGCCGGGCTGGTCCTCGCCGGAATGACGGCCGTCAGCGCCGACGGCCGGGCCACCCCCGGCTGCCCCGGCCTGTGGAACGACGAACAGGAGGCGGCCTGGAAGCGCCTCACCGACTTCGTCCACGGCCAGAGCGACACCTGCCTCGGCATCCAACTGACCCACGCCGGACGCCGCGCCGCCACCCACGGCGGCGGGCAGCCGGTCGCCGCCTCGGCGCTCCCCTGGGACGAGCGGAGCCCGGTGCCGCGCGAGGCCGACCGGGCCGACATGGACGCGCTCGTACGGGACTTCACGGCCGCGGCCCGGCGGGCCGACCGGGCGGGCTTCGACGCGCTGGAACTCCAGTACGGGCACGGGCACCTGCTGTCGGGCTTCCTGTCCCCGCTGACCAACCTGCGCACCGACGAGTACGGCGGCGATCTGGCCGGAAGGCTGCGGCTCCCCCTCGAAGTGCTGCGCGCCGTACGGGAGGCGTGGCCGGCCGGCAAGGCGCTCCTCGTGCGGATCTCCGCCGCCGACTGGGCCGAGGGCGGCACCACCGAGGCCGACGCCGTCCGGATCGCGGGCGCGCTCGCCGAGGCGGGCGCCGACGCCATCGACGTCTCCACCGGCGAGGTCGTCGCCCACGAGCGTCCCCGATACGGCCGCAGCTACCAGACCCCGTACGCCGACCTCATCCGCAACGCCACCGGGGTCCCCACCATCGCCGTCGGCGCGATCTCCACGTACGACGACGTGAACTCGATCGTCCTGGCCGGCCGGGCGGACCTGTGCGGCGTCGGTCGCGCCCAGCTCCACGACCCGCTGTGGACCCTGCACGCCGCGGCCGCCCAGGGCTACCAGGGCCCGGCCGCGCCCTGGGCCCGCGCCTGGCGGGCGGGCAGCGGGCGGCCCCCGTCGGCGCGCACCGACCGGATCCCGCCGCGCCTCGAACTCCTGCGGCAGCCGGCCGGGTCCGTCCACCGCCGTTGGCTGCCCCGCACAGCCGTTCCCGCCCACCCTTGA
- a CDS encoding carbon-nitrogen hydrolase family protein translates to MDRDHPPRFTAAAVQAAPVYLDPAATVDKAVALIAEAAAGGAELVVFPEAFVPGYPYWNWTMNPVQGSPWFERLQRASVDVPGPHVDTLRAAARRHGVVLVIGVNERAAHSLGVLYNTLLTIGPDGELLGVHRKLVPTWAEKLTWTGGDGSSLVVHDTPVGPLGALACGENTNTLARFALLAQGELVHASCYIALPVAPADYDMADAIAVRTAAHSFEGKVFSVVACSTVSPEIVDAVAGDDEELRKQFTRPRSALSGIFGPDGRPVTEPLVDEEGIVYGEIDLARCIQPKQMHDIVGHYNRFDVFRLEVDNRPRPPVTFTAPTKAFIAPAAPAAPEEDV, encoded by the coding sequence ATGGACAGGGACCACCCGCCCCGCTTCACGGCGGCGGCCGTCCAGGCCGCGCCCGTCTACCTCGATCCCGCCGCCACCGTCGACAAGGCCGTCGCCCTGATCGCCGAGGCCGCGGCGGGCGGCGCCGAACTCGTCGTCTTCCCGGAGGCGTTCGTCCCCGGCTACCCCTACTGGAACTGGACGATGAACCCGGTCCAGGGCTCCCCCTGGTTCGAGCGGCTCCAGCGCGCCTCCGTCGACGTCCCCGGCCCGCACGTCGACACCCTGCGCGCGGCGGCCCGCCGGCACGGCGTCGTCCTCGTCATCGGGGTCAACGAGCGGGCCGCGCACAGCCTCGGCGTCCTCTACAACACCCTGCTCACCATCGGACCCGACGGCGAACTCCTCGGCGTGCACCGCAAGCTGGTGCCGACCTGGGCCGAGAAGCTCACCTGGACCGGCGGCGACGGCAGCTCGCTGGTCGTCCACGACACCCCCGTCGGCCCCCTCGGCGCACTGGCCTGCGGCGAGAACACCAACACCCTGGCCCGCTTCGCCCTCCTCGCGCAGGGCGAACTCGTCCACGCCTCCTGCTACATCGCCCTGCCCGTCGCCCCCGCCGACTACGACATGGCCGACGCGATCGCCGTCCGCACGGCCGCACACAGCTTCGAGGGCAAGGTCTTCTCCGTCGTCGCCTGCTCCACCGTCTCCCCGGAGATCGTGGACGCCGTCGCCGGGGACGACGAGGAGCTGCGGAAGCAGTTCACGCGCCCGCGCAGCGCCCTGTCCGGGATCTTCGGCCCCGACGGCCGCCCGGTCACCGAGCCCCTCGTCGACGAGGAGGGGATCGTCTACGGCGAGATCGACCTCGCCCGGTGCATCCAGCCCAAGCAGATGCACGACATCGTCGGCCACTACAACCGCTTCGACGTCTTCCGCCTCGAAGTGGACAACCGCCCCAGGCCGCCGGTCACCTTCACCGCGCCCACCAAGGCGTTCATCGCTCCCGCCGCTCCCGCCGCTCCCGAGGAGGACGTATGA
- a CDS encoding fumarylacetoacetate hydrolase family protein, which yields MRLLSYTLDDASVRLGAQVDDLVVDLTTLARRAGAQLPPDLLSFIRAGAGAQEAARGLLAAGPAAWPAEAVHRIEAVSLRAPLRPGKIIGVGLNYIEHVEESSRSLDTDEDLPPRPVLFGKPATAVTGPGQPILHNADLTAQLDWECELAVVIGRTAFRVSEEDAYDHVFGFSIVNDISARDQRRSGQWFFSKGQDSYAPFGPVVVTRDAIPDPMALDLSLRVNGVTKQKSNTRHMLFPIARLIADISSGMTLEPGDVIATGSPSGVGAGMVPPEFLRPGDTVEATVEGIGTLTNPVVDAR from the coding sequence ATGCGGTTGCTCAGCTACACCCTCGACGATGCTTCCGTGCGTCTCGGCGCGCAGGTCGACGACCTCGTCGTGGACCTCACCACCCTGGCCCGGCGGGCCGGCGCGCAGCTGCCCCCGGACCTGCTGTCATTCATCCGGGCCGGCGCTGGCGCCCAGGAGGCCGCGCGCGGACTGCTCGCCGCCGGACCCGCGGCCTGGCCCGCGGAGGCCGTCCACCGGATCGAGGCCGTGTCCCTGCGGGCGCCCCTGCGCCCCGGCAAGATCATCGGCGTCGGACTCAACTACATCGAGCACGTCGAGGAGTCCAGCCGCAGCCTCGACACCGACGAGGACCTGCCGCCGCGCCCCGTCCTCTTCGGCAAGCCCGCCACCGCCGTCACCGGCCCCGGCCAGCCGATCCTGCACAACGCCGACCTGACCGCCCAGCTGGACTGGGAGTGCGAACTCGCCGTCGTCATCGGCCGCACCGCCTTCCGGGTGAGCGAGGAGGACGCGTACGACCACGTCTTCGGCTTCAGCATCGTCAACGACATCAGCGCCCGCGACCAGCGCCGCTCCGGCCAGTGGTTCTTCTCCAAGGGGCAGGACTCCTACGCCCCCTTCGGCCCGGTGGTCGTCACCCGCGACGCGATCCCCGACCCGATGGCCCTCGACCTCTCGCTGCGCGTCAACGGCGTCACCAAGCAGAAGTCGAACACCCGGCACATGCTCTTCCCCATCGCCCGGCTCATCGCCGACATCAGCTCCGGCATGACCCTGGAGCCCGGCGACGTCATCGCGACGGGCTCACCGTCCGGCGTCGGCGCGGGCATGGTCCCGCCCGAATTCCTGCGCCCCGGTGACACCGTGGAGGCCACGGTCGAAGGCATCGGCACCCTGACCAACCCCGTCGTCGACGCCCGCTGA
- a CDS encoding MerR family transcriptional regulator, with protein sequence MTDGLTIGQAAAFVDVTIKTVRHYHRLGLVAEPQRDGSGYRRYRSADLLRLVQVRTLASAGVPLAETADLLDADPERFAAALDDVRRRLDERIEDLVQRRDTLHRLADGDRVLLPDRACAVLDRLTELGFGPDYVAAQREALVLARALIPEILDSFLTRLHRSLDDPEYVELTKRGADAESWDPDDPRIEELASLLTDKILADRALLAMPTGSRGRSDTASRYGLVNHHREDRAPAIARLNALVEANLRAAGIDVPYQ encoded by the coding sequence ATGACAGACGGGCTCACGATCGGTCAGGCGGCGGCGTTCGTCGACGTCACGATCAAGACCGTGCGGCACTACCACCGGCTCGGCCTGGTCGCCGAGCCGCAACGCGACGGCTCCGGCTACCGGCGCTACCGATCGGCCGATCTGCTCCGGCTGGTCCAGGTCCGGACCCTGGCCTCGGCCGGCGTGCCGCTGGCCGAGACAGCCGACCTGCTCGACGCCGATCCCGAGAGGTTCGCCGCGGCCCTGGACGACGTCCGTCGCCGGCTCGACGAACGGATCGAGGACCTGGTCCAACGCCGGGACACGCTGCACCGACTCGCCGACGGCGACCGCGTCCTGCTGCCCGACCGGGCCTGCGCGGTCCTGGACCGGCTCACCGAGCTCGGTTTCGGTCCCGACTACGTGGCCGCGCAACGAGAAGCCCTGGTGCTGGCCCGGGCACTGATCCCGGAGATCCTCGACAGCTTCCTGACCCGACTCCACCGCTCGCTCGACGATCCCGAGTACGTGGAGCTGACCAAACGGGGCGCGGACGCGGAGTCCTGGGATCCCGACGACCCGCGCATCGAGGAACTGGCGTCCCTGCTGACCGACAAGATACTGGCCGACCGGGCGCTCCTGGCGATGCCGACGGGGTCCCGGGGCCGGTCCGACACCGCCTCCCGGTACGGACTGGTCAACCATCACCGCGAGGACCGGGCGCCGGCCATCGCCCGTCTGAACGCACTGGTCGAGGCGAACCTGCGCGCCGCCGGCATCGACGTCCCGTACCAGTGA
- a CDS encoding ATP-binding protein — protein sequence MLTIADPLAVPAARSFVHWVSDPVAASVPQVRSRVRAVLDGWRVHADVVDALLVVVSELVGNVVRHAGVAGRMRVAVVEGGGWLRLEVADRGSALPRLPAPRAEVDAESESGRGLLMVQLLTTELGGELSFVAHEFGKAVRVRIPVP from the coding sequence ATGCTCACCATCGCCGACCCCCTTGCGGTCCCCGCGGCCCGAAGCTTCGTCCACTGGGTGTCCGACCCCGTCGCCGCGAGCGTTCCGCAGGTCAGGTCCCGGGTGCGCGCCGTCCTCGACGGCTGGCGGGTCCACGCCGACGTGGTGGACGCCCTGCTGGTGGTCGTCAGCGAACTCGTCGGGAACGTCGTCCGGCACGCGGGCGTCGCCGGTCGGATGCGGGTCGCCGTCGTGGAGGGGGGTGGCTGGCTCCGGCTGGAGGTCGCCGACCGGGGCTCCGCGCTGCCGCGACTGCCCGCGCCCCGTGCGGAGGTCGACGCGGAGTCCGAGAGTGGGCGCGGGCTGTTGATGGTGCAGCTGCTGACGACCGAACTGGGCGGCGAACTCTCCTTCGTGGCACACGAGTTCGGCAAAGCCGTCCGGGTCCGCATCCCGGTCCCCTGA
- a CDS encoding serine hydrolase domain-containing protein has translation MRRTSDSGLSGAGLRRVREALTRHVESKRIPGLVALVGHGGRTSVEAIGTMRHDGGAPMRRDTIFRMASTSKPVTMAAAMVLLDECRLRLDEPVDPWLPELADRRVLKRPDGPLEDTVAARRPITVRDLLTSTFGLGVDFELMDSPIRAATFARTDYSVASGPAPGPDEWMRRLGELPLSYQPGERWQYDLSNEVVGVLVARVTGRPLEAFLRERVLDPLGMKDTGFHVPADRIDRLPPLYGPDPQTGEFLVWDEAVGGRSSRPPAFQGAGGGLVSTVDDYHAYFRMLLNHGVHGGERILSRAAVELMTTNRLTSGQQAARDAMYANVAHMTVGQGLLGGWGFGMAVRTHRNGYAPVGQFGWDGGTGTTVYADPEHRLTGILLTQVGMSTPDSSRLMHDFWTTLYQAVED, from the coding sequence ATGAGGCGAACGAGCGACAGCGGACTGTCCGGAGCAGGGCTGCGCAGAGTGCGCGAGGCGCTGACACGGCACGTCGAGTCCAAGCGGATCCCCGGGCTCGTCGCCCTGGTCGGCCACGGCGGCCGGACAAGCGTCGAAGCGATCGGGACGATGCGCCACGACGGTGGCGCGCCGATGCGCCGGGACACGATCTTCCGGATGGCCTCCACCTCCAAACCGGTCACGATGGCGGCGGCGATGGTCCTGCTCGACGAGTGCCGGCTGCGGCTGGACGAACCGGTGGACCCCTGGTTGCCCGAACTCGCCGACCGACGGGTGTTGAAGCGGCCCGACGGCCCGCTGGAGGACACCGTGGCGGCACGTCGGCCGATCACCGTACGGGATCTGCTGACCTCCACCTTCGGGCTCGGAGTGGATTTCGAGTTGATGGACTCCCCGATCCGGGCCGCAACCTTCGCGCGGACCGACTACAGCGTGGCGTCGGGGCCGGCGCCCGGGCCGGACGAGTGGATGCGCCGCCTCGGCGAGCTGCCGCTGTCGTACCAGCCCGGCGAGCGCTGGCAGTACGACCTCAGCAACGAGGTGGTCGGCGTGCTGGTCGCCAGGGTCACGGGCCGGCCGTTGGAGGCGTTCCTGCGCGAACGCGTCCTCGACCCGCTGGGAATGAAGGACACCGGCTTCCACGTGCCCGCCGACAGGATCGACCGGCTACCGCCCCTGTACGGGCCCGATCCGCAAACCGGAGAGTTCCTCGTGTGGGACGAGGCCGTGGGCGGAAGGTCCAGCCGACCCCCGGCGTTCCAGGGTGCCGGAGGCGGGCTGGTCTCCACCGTCGACGACTACCACGCCTACTTCCGGATGCTGCTGAACCACGGCGTGCACGGCGGCGAACGGATCCTGTCCCGGGCCGCCGTCGAACTGATGACCACCAACCGCCTGACGTCCGGGCAGCAGGCCGCCCGGGACGCCATGTACGCGAACGTCGCCCATATGACGGTGGGGCAGGGACTGCTCGGTGGCTGGGGCTTCGGAATGGCGGTACGCACCCACCGCAACGGCTACGCACCCGTCGGCCAGTTCGGCTGGGACGGCGGTACCGGCACCACCGTCTACGCCGACCCGGAGCATCGGCTCACCGGAATCCTGCTCACCCAGGTCGGGATGTCCACCCCGGACTCGTCGCGGCTCATGCACGACTTCTGGACCACCCTCTACCAAGCCGTCGAGGACTGA
- a CDS encoding phosphatase PAP2 family protein, with amino-acid sequence MSGNPTTTTPYGRPAGPHRSGGPGRRAGSGAPRGRGVLVAGLLLLGGAVLPALVVRADAAHPPFQGLDDRWLIWMGGPREGPYRVAAAALDLFGGPVGALLPLSLLILLLVRRRWVSAGFLLAATLGGNMLLVQGLKHLVDRPRPADPLVRVDHGSFPSGHAATAALLVVVLGVLLVPAARRRAWWIGGAAFTLAMMWSRTWLHAHWLSDTVAGAAAGAGVGLVAWWLFGPALARERARAHDRRGAAAGAGTA; translated from the coding sequence ATGTCCGGCAACCCGACCACCACCACCCCGTACGGCAGACCCGCCGGACCGCACCGATCCGGTGGGCCCGGCCGGCGCGCCGGAAGCGGGGCGCCGCGCGGCCGCGGCGTCCTCGTCGCGGGCCTCCTGCTCCTGGGGGGCGCCGTACTGCCGGCCCTCGTCGTCCGCGCCGACGCCGCGCATCCGCCCTTCCAGGGGCTGGACGACCGGTGGCTGATCTGGATGGGCGGCCCCCGCGAAGGTCCGTACCGGGTCGCCGCCGCGGCCCTGGACCTGTTCGGCGGGCCGGTCGGGGCGCTGCTGCCGCTCTCCCTGCTGATCCTGCTGCTCGTCCGCAGGCGCTGGGTCTCGGCCGGCTTCCTGCTCGCGGCCACCCTCGGCGGCAACATGCTGCTCGTCCAGGGCCTCAAGCACCTGGTGGACCGGCCGCGCCCGGCCGACCCGCTGGTCCGCGTCGACCACGGCTCCTTCCCGTCCGGCCACGCGGCCACGGCGGCGCTCCTGGTCGTCGTCCTCGGGGTCCTGCTGGTCCCGGCCGCCCGGCGGCGGGCGTGGTGGATCGGGGGCGCGGCCTTCACGCTGGCCATGATGTGGAGCCGTACCTGGCTGCACGCGCACTGGCTCAGCGACACGGTGGCCGGGGCCGCGGCGGGCGCGGGGGTGGGACTGGTGGCGTGGTGGCTGTTCGGTCCGGCACTCGCCCGGGAACGTGCCCGCGCCCACGACCGCCGGGGGGCGGCCGCGGGCGCGGGTACCGCCTGA